Part of the Sorghum bicolor cultivar BTx623 chromosome 1, Sorghum_bicolor_NCBIv3, whole genome shotgun sequence genome, CACTTGGTATGTGGTGCACACGAGACGCGACTCGATCGGCCGGCGCGAGCGATTAATAAACTGGACGAATGCCGGGCAGCGAGGAAGGTTCCCCCCAAATTTATCTACGCAAGGGACGTGGATGGTCATCCACCCAAATACATAATACTACAATCTCTTGCATATATATGCTGCCATTTTCTAGTAGAGATTGTAGTACGGTTCACGTCTAGGTAGATGACCATCCACGTCCCTTGCGTAGATAAATTTGGGTATAGTACTGTAGAATCTAGGAGAGCAGAGCACGGTTCGATTATCTAGGTCCAATTGAAGTATAGTACTGTAGAACATTAACCAATGCAAAACAACAGATTATCTGTAATCTAGTCATTGTTACTACACCGGATTCTGTGTCTCGTAGTTGCAGTGCACCCAGTCGTGCGCGTATATTCAcggaaagatgcccgtttactTGCTGGAATCTTCGAGGCGTCGTCACGGGGTGCGGGTGCGGCCAAATCAAGCGTGTCGGGTCGGGGGTAAAGGCAGATTGCCGGTTTTCTGCGCGTTTTCTGGTGCGCAAATGCAAGAGTCACCGAGCCCGGGATTGCCGGCTAAATTAAATGGACCTCCCAGAGACAGCAAGAGTCCTGCCGGGGCGCTCGTCGTCGTTGCGGTGCGCCCCGCCGCCGGTGCTCGCCGTGGCGCACTGCGGCGTCGCTAGCTAGCTCTTCTGCGCCTGCGCGCGCAGAGCCAGAGGCTGGAGGCGGCCGGACGCGGAGGTTATATATTTACGGTGTCGCGGCGGGGCGTTCTCCGCCGGGAGTGGATGATCGCGGTCGCGGCGGTACATCGGCCACGTACGGGGCCGACGACGAGCGACTCGGTGGTGGCAATGGCGACGGTCGTTGGGACCGGCCGGGTGGTGCCAGGAGAAGGACGGGCCTACAGATCCTCCGCCGGGGGTTAACTTTTAGTGATATTTGGAGAACTTTCTTATCTTTTCACTAGCAAGCTCATATCTTGACGTTGCAGTAGCTAATCGCATCAAAGCAGAAAGGAAGATCTGGATTGATTACAGGTGAAACAGTCATGGCTTGACGTTGTTGCAGTAGCTAATTACATCACAGCAGAAACAGAAACATAGATAGATGGATTGCAAGAGAAACGGTCTGAACTTAATTAGGCAAGAACATGAGGTAACCAATTGCCCATTCAGAGGATGGACAAGCCATAGATATCATCAGGGTAAGCTAGGCGCTCAAACCTTAATATCACTCTGCTACCAACATACTCCAAAAGGTGGAACCAACAGTGTTAACGAACTGCTTGCCAAATTTCATTTTGCACGAATGACATGCACATTCATCGTGTACTTCGTATTCTCAAGTAGCTCAAAGAGGCAGAGATCTCCCAGCCGCAACTTGTTGTCACGAGCAAACTGTTTCCACCCTTTCATAAGCCTTTTGACTCTTTTTTTGTCCTTCTTAATCACACACCGCACTTCCCAACTCTTGCCACGGCATCGAAGCATCAGTGTTTGGTCCTCAAATGGTAGATATACATCAGCATATACTCTTGGTATGTTCTGATTGCAGTAGGAAAGTGTAAAAGTCAACTGAAAATTGAAAATAGCTCAAGCTGAAAGTgtacttgcatcaagattttaaATTATTTATTCAACTGAAAATTAAAAATAGCTCAACCTGGAAGTgtacttgcatcaagattttaaattatttattcaaggcaatttgtgtAGTACTTCACAGATTTAAAAAAATGAATcttaaaaattatatttttttcctACTTGGTCTTCTGATTTTATTCAATGTAATATTAACCTGGCCAAGAAAAAGGGGAGAAGAGGATAATTGCAATAGAATATCAACCCAAGAACTAAGTTTCCAAGCTCACCAAAGCCTGAGATCTTCCATGAACATTGCCGTTGTTGATGATGCATCCATAGATGGGGATCCTAGAACTACTAGCTCGGACTCTCTCTTTCAGTTTCTTCATCTGCACACAGGTTAGACAGGTTCCTCGTGGGAGGATGTAACCTGGAACACAATGTGATTTCTGATCTTCTGGACGTACAGAATCTCCTACACAGAAACAAAGAGAAAGTAATGTGAGGTCATGGTGAACTGTAAAGTAGATCCTACTCAAGTTGGTTCAATTTGGTGACTCAACCTGATGAGTCAGATAGGGAGGTTGATGAATTAGTGGTGACATTCATGGGAAGATCTCCACAACTGCTTGAAATTTCAATGTGCATTTCCCTTGTTTCTCTGCCACAGATATGATTTCTCTTGACAAGGCATGGAGGCACTTTCTCGCAACAACTAAGATCAAATATGAAAACCTTGAATCGAGAAGTCTTGTCGCACTTGAAAACCAAGAAGTCCCCCATGTTCAAGTCATGGGCAGTAACAAACTCCTTCCATCCTGTTTGAAGGACTACTTTGCCCAGATTCTTAGCTACTTCAACATCAAAAGTGTGTCCACAGCGTGATTCTAGCTTAACTCTGTTTCCTATTAGCCCTCTGAAATGTTGCTCGAATTTCTCAGGCACGGCCTGCAGCAATAACACAGGACATgctcttatatatatcttcaatTCAAGAAATTGGCTGATAGTGCAACAATTTCGTTCTAGACATCAAAACAGAGAAGAAGTAGTAGTACTTAGTTGCCCACATACGAGGACTAAGTTTACCCCTAGAAACTATTTAGGTCTATATTAATATGCACAACATGTTACCTAAAGAACCAATAAATATTATCAGGTTGCACAAACATCTCTGTCAAAATctagcttttttttttgcaactgGAGGGGCCGAAAGCCCCTACAGGAATTTATTGAAAGAAGTGAAGGTTTTACAGACGGTTAAACAAGAGGGAAAGAAAGATCAAAATCTAGCATTGGTTACAAATGATCAATATTCTAGCATATATAGCTTCATCAGAACATATCTTGAGTTTCAAATTGTAATACCAGGTCTGGCTAAATCTACACCTATAAGAGGCTAATTATTTGCATTCAGCTTTCTTCCGGGACTAGGGACGGAAGATGATGGGATCGCTGGGCCTGTTTGTTTGCCATATTTACATAAGCTATCAGTAGCTGGAATGATTCCCGGGCCAATCCTTGCCTAAACGGCCCTAAGCAAAATGAACAAAATATGATGGAATTGCTAACACAATATTCCCTCTGGCAACAGTAAAAGTCAAAAAGGAACAGTCCCCACTTCCCAGGAAGACAGTGGACGGACTTGAAAACTTACCAATCGTTCACGAAAATCACCAACCAGAACCTTGAAGAAATACTTGTCCTTCTCATCATTGTGATCCGAATAGAAATATGCATCCCTCTCCCTGCTTCTCTTACCAGGCTTTCTCATCTTTACCGCACCTACATCGAAGACAGTAGCATGCCGAGGACATCTCAGAACAGAACGAAGGAAGTTGGAGAAGTACTTAATTAATAACCACAAGCTATGGAAGATAAAAGATCTTGTTTGGTTGGGTTGGTGTCGTAATAATTTGCCACGCCCAACCTTCGTAAACTGTGGCTGTTGTAGAAAGTGTGTCGAgcaaaatcaaattttagacCAAAGGCGTTCACCCAGCTTTATTAGAAAGCGTAACGATCACCCAAGGCCTGAGCACTGGGGTTTCCAGTTTTACAGAAAAAGGCACACCTGAACAGCGAAAAACATAACTCGAAACATTCCAAGAACCTCTAAGGCCCGAGCTAAAACatctaaaaaaaaaagacaccCCGACACCAAACGATCAACCAGACAAACACTCTAAAAGAGGACACCCAACACCAACAAAGAAGCTACTGTAGATTGGAGTCTAGCAGATTGATCATCTCGTGCGCCGTAGGGTCCAGCTTTGTTTTTAGAAGTGGGCGCCATGTCTTGATCAACATCAGTGTCTTGAAGATGATCACCTTGGGAGACGAAACAATTTTTTTGTTGATAGCCATGTCATTCCTCGTCTTCCAGATTGTCCATAACGCACCTGCACATATAAAAAGCGTCACCTTGCGCTTAGCACCTCTACAATCTTCAGCAAACTCCATTAGGAAATCTGTGCAATTGGTCGGGGAGGCCGACCAGTTCAAGGAAACTCTCAAGAATGACCAAAGATATACTGCAAGTGGGCACTGGAATAAAATGTGATCGGTTGTTTCCAAATTATCACAAGCAGCGCATTCCTCCGGCCCTGACCACTGTTTTTTCTTAAGCTGAACCCCTGATTGGATTCTATCATGTGCCGCCATCCAGATAAAAATCTTGACTTTCAGAGGAATATTACATTTCCACACATTCATCAATCGCTGATCTCTAACGCCTCCAAACGTAATAGCTCTATATAAAGAACCTGAGGTGTATTTCCTGGATTGTTCTAAGGCCCAAAACATTTTATCTCTACCTTCACCCAAGTTAACCTCCATCAGCATCCCCTGCAACTGCTCCCACTCCACTCCATAAATCCCCCGGAGTTGTCTTCTAAAAAGTATACGCCATTGTCCCTCAGTAAAGGCCTGGTAAACATCTATATCAGGATGCAACGCAATACTAAAGATATTGGGGAAAAGGACCTTCAAAGGACATTCCCCCATCCAGCAGTCTTGCCAGAAACGCGTTTGATGGCCACTGACTACTTGAATCATTCTACCCCTCTGGAACCAAACTCGTATGTCAAGTAAAGACCTCCAAAATTGGGAACCCTGTCTATTTCTGATTTGGAAGATACTCTTCTCCCCCAGATATTTTTTCCTTAGAAGTTTGCAGCAAATATTGTTGTCTTCTCTCTCTAGTCTGTCAATCCATTTTGCAAGCAAACTAGTATTCATAGCTCTAACATCCGTGAAACCCAAACCTCCAGCTTCTTTAGGTCTACTCAAAGCTTCCCATTTGATCATGTGATACTTACGTTTTTTCCCAGTACCTTGCCAAAAAAATCTCGATCTAATAGAGTCAATAGTCTGGTAGTTTCCTTCATACAGCTGGTACACACCCATCGTGTACATAGGGATAGCAGATAAACAAGACTCAATCAGGATGGACCTGCCTCCAGAGGACAGATAATCACACTGCCAAGTCCCCAGCCGTTTTTCAGCTTTGTCACTGACATATTTGAATTGTGCTTTAGTTATCTTACCGTCACTGACTGGCATTCCTAGATATTTCATTGGAAAAGAGCCCATTTTACACTTAAGAACTCTAGTAACTTCCAGTTGATCTTCCTCAGTCACACCCATTGTGTAAACCTCACTTTTGTCAAAGTTTATTTTCATCCCCGACATTGCCTCATAGCAATTAAGGATTAATCTCAAGTTGTTcacattctctagagaaaaACTCAGAAAAATAACTGTGTCATCTGCATACTGTAAATGGGTTAAACCACCATCAATTAGATTTGGAACCAGCCCCTGAATTATGCCTGCCACACTTGCTCTGGATAGCATAGCAGAGAGAGCATCCGCAACCAAATTAAAAAGTAGAGGGGAAAGAGGGTCTCCTTGTCTCAAACCCTTGAAACTTCTAAAGAATTCTCCACGTTCACCATTGACATCAATACACACTCGACCACCTCTAACAGCACAATTGATCCAATGTATCCACCTCTCATCAAAGCCTTTTGCCCTCAAAACATCTTCCAAAAAGGACCAACTAACTTTGTCATACGCCTTCTCAAAGTCCAGTTTCAGAATAATTCCAGGTATTTTTTTCACCCTCATTTCATGCAGCACCTCTTGGATAATCACTACTCCCTCTAAAATATTTCTCCCTGGAATAAAAGCTGTCTGAAATGGACTAATCAGCTTATCCACCACTCTTGTCAATCTTATAGTGAGGACTTTAGTGATAATCTTGTATATTACATTCAGAAGACAAATTGGCCGAAACTGCTTTACATTTACAGCTGGCTTCACTTTAGGTATCAAAATAATAACACCATAGTTCAATCTCCATAACTCTAACTGACCACTGTGCAGGTTATCCAACATTTCCTTTATGTCACCTCTGATATAACTCCAAAAGGTTTTAAAAAATTCCACACTAAACCCATCAGGGCCAGGAGCTGTGTTATTCTTCATTTCTTTAAGTGCAAAATCAAGTTCCTCAAGACTAAAGGGTCTAACAAGCCATTCATTCTCATCACCAGATAACCTCTGATCCACAGGCCACATGTCAGACTCAAGACGAATATCTGGTAGTTCTACTCTTCCAAACAATTTTTTGTAATAATCAGCGATATGGGCTTTTAACTGATCTGGTGTATCAAACATCCGATTATTCTGCTCCAGCATTGATATATGCATTTTCCTTTTTCTCCCATTAGCTATTTTATGAAAGTAACCAGTGTTCATATCTCCCTCTAACAACCAAGTTTCCCCCCCTTTCCTTTGCCATTGAATTTCTTCATCAGCCAGAACTTTTAAAAGATCTTTTTCCAGGACATATCTTTCTTCCCATTCTGATTGCATAAGATCTCTGGTTTCACTTGACTCATCCAACTCTGTGATCCTTCTCATAATATTCTGTTTGTATTTCTTCTGGTAACTGTCTACATTCTGGCCCCAACCTTTAATGGCTCTCCTTAATCTACCAGAAACTATGTGCCAATGATCTAAAGGGTTCACCTTATATCTGGAAGGCCATTTACTTTTCACCCAGTCACAGAACCCTTCTTGTTTGGCCCAATGAGCACTATACCGAAAGTAGAAACCTTTAGCAACATTTCTAGTCTCACTATTGGAATCCAGAATAAGGGGATTGTGGTCAGACCCCAATCTTGGAGCTGTCAAAACAGAAGCTAAATTAAACTCATCTTCCCAAGCATTTGAAATCAGAACTCTATCCAGCACACATAGGATTGGGGGAGTCTGTTTATTAGACCATGTATATCTGCTCCCAGTACGATTCAGCTCTCTCAGAGCAGTATTACTGATCATATCATTGAAGGCATCCATTAGACCCACATTAACATTTCCAGTAGACTTTTCTTCCACTCTTCTGACCAGATTAAAGTCACCTCCTAAGCAAACAGGGAAATCtgtatccaaaattttttgctgaATTTCCTCTAGAAAATCTCTTTTCTGCTCCTCATGAGCTGGACCATAAATGTTAAAGAGAATCCACTCAAAACCTCCATTTCTCATTGTCAGTTTCATATTCTGAAAAAATCTACCCTGATTTTCTTCTGACACCATAGCCACCTCTTTATCAACCCCCATCAACATACCTCCAGAGTGACCTTCACTGGGGACCCAGCCCCAGTGCATGTCCCTCTTCCCTGCAAATCTATTTAACTCTCTTTGACTAAAAGCAGTTTTTATTGTTTCCTGCAGGCAAATACAATCAAAATCATGCAAAGAGGTTAACTCTAATAATTGTTTTCTTCTTGCAGCATTTCCCAGACCTCTAACATTCCAAAATAGTATCTTCATTTATAACTGATAGAGATAAGATATCTTTCAAGCTCTTGTCAACCTCTAACTGATTTGCCTGTTGTAGCCGTGGAACCTCTACTGCAGTGTCACCATTTCTATTAGAACTCAAAGTTTGCTGCTGGGTAGTTTCAGAACTCAAAAGAATTTTGTTTCTAGCCTTTGATAAGGCTTCCACAGCTTCCTCCCGAGCTTGGATTAGAGAAATATTAGCAAGTCTACTACTCTCATCAGACCCCAAATTAATACCACAAGCTCTAACTATTAACTCAACATGATTAGAAGAACTGGTAATAGagttagaacttgatgagttacCTTTAGATGCAGCTGAGGCTTTTTTGTTCATTGCTTTCGCCATCATTGTGGTCCCATCCTCCTTCAGTCTTGAACTATGCCTGATAGTATCAATAAGAATGCTGGTTGATTTAGCAGACACTGGAACTGTCCCCTCTGCACACTTGGACTTAGAAGTAACTACCTCTACTTCATGATCATTATTCTTATCCTCATTCAACTCAGGCTCATCTGATTGCCCTGAGAGGTTCTCCTGTGTTGAAAAAACTTCAGGGGTCAACTTTTCTGTTGGCACAGCATAATTTTTGTTACTCTCAACTGGCATTTCCTCACTAATCTCCATAAAGCCTAGATCTGCGAGCAATTCCCTTTGATCAGAATAATTTTTAATGGTTGATCTCACTTGCATGTTTTCTGCCAAATCAGTAATCTCCTGTATCAAGTCCTTTTTGCTGTCATCCTCAGCAACTGTCCTACTGGTTTCATTAGACCCCCCTGCTCCATTTCTGTCATTATCCAGATTACTTGATTGTCTGCCCTGATAATTTGAAGGACCAGCTCCATGAGAAGTAGGCCCCTTTGGTGGAGACTTTCCAGTCTCAAGCCAGCCATGGCTTTCCTGAGATTCAGGATCTTCTTCATCTGTCACCTCCCCATCATTTATATcaaaatcatcatcatcaggctTCGTAGGAGGATGTTGTGGCAGCTTATCAGAATAAAACCATGATattttcttgcccttcttgttaATAAACACTTCTGATGCACCACCAATCTTATAGGGGTCTTTGCATGAAACCTTAACCCACACAGCTTTCCACTGCAGAGAAGGTATATGTACTTCTTCTGGAAATCCTACCAATTTGGCCAACTCTAAAACAGCAAACTCAGTTCTGGCAACATTAGGAATACCCATAGCTCTAACCCACACTGTCTGAAGAGTCTGGAATGTATCAGGCTCTCTATCAGTCTCCTCTATTACTGCCACCATGTCAGAAGTGATAAACTTAATTTTCTGCATCTTAGTCAGCAAGTTCATAACAGGTTTAGAAGGAATGCTAACAATGAACTCACTTCCTGATATACGCTTGACATCCCAATTCCATTCTGAATCAACTAGGTACTGAAGTTCTGTTTTAATTCTGAATTTTGTCCCCCTTCCCTCTAGAACAGAAACAAGAGCTCTAATTGACTCATCAGCTATTTCTTTCTCCTCTGGTTTGATCTCAGGAATATTCAAAGCATAAAACAGCTGGCCCGGCATACCCATAGCACACAGCGTGAGACCTTTGTTTGCACGAGTACTAGGACAATTTGTTGACTTATGTCCTGAGGCTCTACAACTATAACAGAACGGTGGCTTCTTGCAAGTAGAGATATGGTGGCCAAGATCGTTGCAGTTAAAGCATCTGATAGACATACTAGCAGACTGACCTGAATCCCAGTGTTGCTGGTGTTGAGATTGTTGTTCGCCCTTCTTGCGCTCTTCGAGCTTGTGCCTCAAATCTTCCTCTGTCATACGCCTCACATCCCTGACTTCTTGACGATCTCCTTCTCTCTTTCGATTCTGACCACCACCTTGATCCCACCCACGCGACTGACCTCTGGGCTGATCTTGATAGCTACGAAACACACGACCATCTCGTCCCTGGAAGCCCTCGCGAGTTTGATTTGGGTATCCACCTCTCAGATCACGAGTCTCCTGGAAACCCTCTCTGCTTTGACGCTCTGGCTCTTGGAATCGACCTTCTCTGTATCTATCCCCTTCTCTAACCTCCCTCCCTTGGTATCCTTTCCTGTCCATCTTGTTTGCAACCACCTCAATGAACGATCTCCCGTCAAGAATTCGAGGGGAAACTCGACGGAGATGTTTAGCCTGTTTCCCAAACTTCCAGATCTCTTGCGGTGTAGCCGGAAATCGCTCCGCCGTCGGGTCCCAAACCCTAGCCGAAGGAATCCAGAACCATCTTGTTGTGTGTGAGGGTTTTGCTTTGGTGTCGGGAGGATGGCTGGTGCTGGGGCAGTAGGAATGCTG contains:
- the LOC8062495 gene encoding uncharacterized protein LOC8062495 isoform X2; translated protein: MGNRRFTLAVPPFSISNDDTEIHVTNSKQLSKNSPSPMRSSPRIIRRIDHEREEVELEDWLNFDKFPPLTPGQGKPLISFGLPKHSQPTEETRQGRLHDQRPPPVVAIGSNSILVGDLPIQFRWNSKARDEKDEDKSKLPVLPRMKALVCSEVHSGHEAEDGKIGGTVSRASWAREKALRHGPDAGLSIEDLFQHSYCPSTSHPPDTKAKPSHTTRWFWIPSARVWDPTAERFPATPQEIWKFGKQAKHLRRVSPRILDGRSFIEVVANKMDRKGYQGREVREGDRYREGRFQEPERQSREGFQETRDLRGGYPNQTREGFQGRDGRVFRSYQDQPRGQSRGWDQGGGQNRKREGDRQEVRDVRRMTEEDLRHKLEERKKGEQQSQHQQHWDSGQSASMSIRCFNCNDLGHHISTCKKPPFCYSCRASGHKSTNCPSTRANKGLTLCAMGMPGQLFYALNIPEIKPEEKEIADESIRALVSVLEGRGTKFRIKTELQYLVDSEWNWDVKRISGSEFIVSIPSKPVMNLLTKMQKIKFITSDMVAVIEETDREPDTFQTLQTVWVRAMGIPNVARTEFAVLELAKLVGFPEEVHIPSLQWKAVWVKVSCKDPYKIGGASEVFINKKGKKISWFYSDKLPQHPPTKPDDDDFDINDGEVTDEEDPESQESHGWLETGKSPPKGPTSHGAGPSNYQGRQSSNLDNDRNGAGGSNETSRTVAEDDSKKDLIQEITDLAENMQVRSTIKNYSDQRELLADLGFMEISEEMPVESNKNYAVPTEKLTPEVFSTQENLSGQSDEPELNEDKNNDHEVEVVTSKSKCAEGTVPVSAKSTSILIDTIRHSSRLKEDGTTMMAKAMNKKASAASKGAVKMRKPGKRSRERDAYFYSDHNDEKDKYFFKVLVGDFRERLAVPEKFEQHFRGLIGNRVKLESRCGHTFDVEVAKNLGKVVLQTGWKEFVTAHDLNMGDFLVFKCDKTSRFKVFIFDLSCCEKVPPCLVKRNHICGRETREMHIEISSSCGDLPMNVTTNSSTSLSDSSGDSVRPEDQKSHCVPGYILPRGTCLTCVQMKKLKERVRASSSRIPIYGCIINNGNVHGRSQALDQTLMLRCRGKSWEVRCVIKKDKKRVKRLMKGWKQFARDNKLRLGDLCLFELLENTKYTMNVHVIRAK
- the LOC8062495 gene encoding uncharacterized protein LOC8062495 isoform X1 translates to MGNRRFTLAVPPFSISNDDTEIHVTNSKQLSKNSPSPMRSSPRIIRRIDHEREEVELEDWLNFDKFPPLTPGQGKPLISFGLPKHSQPTEETRQGRLHDQRPPPVVAIGSNSILVGDLPIQFRWNSKARDEKDEDKSKLPVLPRMKALVCSEVHSGHEAEDGKIGGTVSRASWAREKALRHGPDAGLSIEDLFQHSYCPSTSHPPDTKAKPSHTTRWFWIPSARVWDPTAERFPATPQEIWKFGKQAKHLRRVSPRILDGRSFIEVVANKMDRKGYQGREVREGDRYREGRFQEPERQSREGFQETRDLRGGYPNQTREGFQGRDGRVFRSYQDQPRGQSRGWDQGGGQNRKREGDRQEVRDVRRMTEEDLRHKLEERKKGEQQSQHQQHWDSGQSASMSIRCFNCNDLGHHISTCKKPPFCYSCRASGHKSTNCPSTRANKGLTLCAMGMPGQLFYALNIPEIKPEEKEIADESIRALVSVLEGRGTKFRIKTELQYLVDSEWNWDVKRISGSEFIVSIPSKPVMNLLTKMQKIKFITSDMVAVIEETDREPDTFQTLQTVWVRAMGIPNVARTEFAVLELAKLVGFPEEVHIPSLQWKAVWVKVSCKDPYKIGGASEVFINKKGKKISWFYSDKLPQHPPTKPDDDDFDINDGEVTDEEDPESQESHGWLETGKSPPKGPTSHGAGPSNYQGRQSSNLDNDRNGAGGSNETSRTVAEDDSKKDLIQEITDLAENMQVRSTIKNYSDQRELLADLGFMEISEEMPVESNKNYAVPTEKLTPEVFSTQENLSGQSDEPELNEDKNNDHEVEVVTSKSKCAEGTVPVSAKSTSILIDTIRHSSRLKEDGTTMMAKAMNKKASAASKGAVKMRKPGKRSRERDAYFYSDHNDEKDKYFFKVLVGDFRERLAVPEKFEQHFRGLIGNRVKLESRCGHTFDVEVAKNLGKVVLQTGWKEFVTAHDLNMGDFLVFKCDKTSRFKVFIFDLSCCEKVPPCLVKRNHICGRETREMHIEISSSCGDLPMNVTTNSSTSLSDSSGDSVRPEDQKSHCVPGYILPRGTCLTCVQMKKLKERVRASSSRIPIYGCIINNGNVHGRSQALNIPRVYADVYLPFEDQTLMLRCRGKSWEVRCVIKKDKKRVKRLMKGWKQFARDNKLRLGDLCLFELLENTKYTMNVHVIRAK